One Leifsonia shinshuensis DNA window includes the following coding sequences:
- a CDS encoding DUF6704 family protein, with translation MSTESVEPGHGHSPAAWTAVIIMLIAFTIGAIAFFYDAPIVVWLSAGLAIVGLIVGWIMKRAGYGVGGSKYTPKGH, from the coding sequence ATGAGCACCGAGTCAGTCGAGCCAGGCCACGGTCATTCGCCGGCGGCGTGGACGGCCGTGATCATCATGCTGATCGCCTTCACCATCGGCGCCATCGCGTTCTTCTACGACGCTCCGATCGTGGTGTGGCTCTCCGCCGGTCTCGCGATCGTCGGACTGATCGTCGGCTGGATCATGAAGCGCGCGGGCTACGGAGTGGGCGGCTCCAAGTACACCCCGAAGGGCCACTAA
- the trpB gene encoding tryptophan synthase subunit beta, producing MSLRSEHGPYFGDFGGRFVPESLVAALDELTAAWEAAKADPAFHAELDELHRSYTGRPSIVTEVPRFAAHAGGARVILKREDLNHTGSHKINNVLGQAILTKRIGKTRVIAETGAGQHGVATATAAALFGMKCTIYMGEVDTERQALNVARMRLLGAEVVAVKTGSRTLKDAINDAMRDWVTNVEDTNYIFGTVAGPHPFPEMVRDLQKIIGEEAREQVLALTGRLPDAVAACVGGGSNAMGIFHAFLDDEDVRLVGFEAGGEGAETPRHAATITKGRPGVLHGARSMLLQDEDGQTIESHSISAGLDYPGVGPEHAWLASIGRAEYRPVSDADAMEALRLLSRTEGIIPAIESAHALAGALELGKELGPDGIVLVNLSGRGDKDMETAGRYFGLIDEGAVQS from the coding sequence ATGTCCCTTCGTTCTGAGCACGGTCCCTACTTCGGCGACTTCGGCGGGCGGTTCGTCCCCGAATCCCTCGTCGCCGCCCTCGACGAACTCACCGCGGCGTGGGAGGCGGCGAAGGCCGACCCCGCGTTCCACGCCGAGCTGGACGAGCTGCACCGCAGCTACACCGGTCGGCCGAGCATCGTCACCGAGGTGCCGCGCTTCGCCGCACACGCCGGGGGAGCCCGCGTCATCCTCAAGCGCGAGGACCTCAACCACACCGGCTCGCACAAGATCAACAACGTGCTCGGCCAGGCCATCCTCACCAAGCGAATCGGCAAGACGCGCGTCATCGCCGAGACCGGCGCCGGCCAGCATGGCGTCGCCACGGCCACCGCGGCCGCGCTGTTCGGCATGAAGTGCACCATCTACATGGGCGAGGTCGACACCGAGCGCCAGGCGCTGAACGTGGCGCGCATGCGGCTGCTCGGCGCGGAGGTCGTGGCCGTCAAGACCGGCTCGCGCACCCTCAAGGACGCGATCAACGACGCCATGCGCGACTGGGTGACCAACGTCGAGGACACCAACTACATCTTCGGCACGGTGGCCGGCCCGCACCCGTTCCCGGAGATGGTGCGCGACCTCCAGAAGATCATCGGCGAGGAGGCCCGCGAGCAGGTGCTCGCGCTGACCGGCCGCCTGCCCGACGCCGTCGCGGCCTGCGTCGGCGGCGGATCGAACGCCATGGGCATCTTCCACGCGTTCCTGGACGACGAGGACGTCCGCCTGGTCGGCTTCGAGGCCGGCGGCGAGGGCGCGGAGACCCCGCGGCACGCCGCGACCATCACGAAGGGCCGCCCCGGCGTCCTGCACGGCGCGCGCAGCATGCTGCTGCAAGACGAGGATGGCCAGACCATCGAGTCGCATTCGATCTCCGCGGGCCTCGACTACCCGGGCGTCGGCCCGGAGCACGCCTGGCTCGCCTCGATCGGCCGCGCCGAGTACCGCCCGGTGAGCGACGCGGACGCGATGGAGGCGCTGCGCCTGCTCAGCCGCACCGAGGGCATCATCCCGGCCATCGAGTCGGCGCACGCCCTCGCCGGCGCCCTGGAGCTCGGCAAGGAGCTCGGCCCGGACGGCATCGTCCTGGTGAACCTCAGCGGCCGCGGCGACAAGGACATGGAGACCGCCGGACGCTACTTCGGCCTGATCGACGAAGGAGCCGTGCAGTCGTGA
- the trpC gene encoding indole-3-glycerol phosphate synthase TrpC yields MLADLVAGALEDAERRRAERPYAVVEADAAAREPAVDALAALAPAERVKIIAEVKRASPSRGHLAEIPDPAALAVLYETGGASAISVLTEERRFKGSLADLEAVRASVSLPVLRKEFVAEPYQVLEARAAGADLVLLIVAALDQQRLVELHDLIADLGMTALVEAHTEDELSRAFDTGAKLVGVNARNLSTFELDPDLFGRLADRYPSGVIRVAESAVKSAADVAHYRAAGADVVLVGEALVTSDPIATLGQFLGA; encoded by the coding sequence GTGCTCGCCGACCTCGTCGCCGGCGCGCTGGAGGATGCGGAGCGGCGACGCGCCGAGCGACCGTACGCGGTCGTGGAGGCCGATGCCGCCGCGCGTGAGCCTGCCGTCGACGCGCTCGCGGCGCTCGCGCCCGCCGAGCGGGTGAAGATCATCGCAGAGGTCAAGCGCGCGAGCCCGTCGCGCGGTCACCTCGCCGAGATCCCCGACCCCGCCGCCCTCGCCGTCCTCTACGAGACCGGCGGAGCGAGCGCGATCAGCGTCCTCACCGAGGAGCGCCGGTTCAAGGGGTCGCTCGCCGACCTCGAAGCGGTCCGCGCCTCCGTGTCCCTCCCGGTGCTCCGCAAGGAGTTCGTCGCCGAGCCCTACCAGGTGCTCGAGGCGCGTGCCGCCGGGGCCGACCTCGTGCTGCTCATCGTCGCCGCGCTCGATCAGCAGCGGCTCGTGGAGCTCCACGATCTCATCGCCGACCTCGGGATGACCGCGCTCGTGGAGGCGCACACCGAGGACGAGCTGAGCCGTGCGTTCGACACCGGCGCGAAGCTGGTGGGCGTCAACGCGCGCAACCTCTCGACGTTCGAGCTGGACCCCGACCTGTTCGGCCGCCTGGCCGACCGGTACCCGTCCGGCGTCATCCGCGTGGCGGAGTCGGCCGTGAAGTCGGCCGCCGACGTCGCGCATTACCGGGCGGCGGGCGCGGATGTCGTGCTCGTCGGCGAGGCGCTCGTCACGAGCGACCCGATCGCCACGCTCGGCCAGTTCCTTGGAGCCTGA